A genomic segment from Drosophila willistoni isolate 14030-0811.24 chromosome 2L unlocalized genomic scaffold, UCI_dwil_1.1 Seg72.1, whole genome shotgun sequence encodes:
- the LOC6637989 gene encoding epidermal growth factor receptor isoform X2: MKMKMQKHLMDTPTRLASGCGCRCLGMITISVLLLLLIDSTSASMSSNAGYIDNGDMKVCIGTKSRLSVPSNRDHHYRNLRDRYTNCTYVDGNLELTWLQDPNLDLSFLDNIREVTGYILISHVDVTKVVFPKLQIIRGRTLFSLTVDEEKYALFTTYSKMNTLEMPELRDILQGWVGFFNNYNLCYMRTIDWQEILSDGFYNYTYDFQAPERDCPKCHESCKQGCWGEGIQNCQQFSKNHCAPQCANGRCYGSKPRECCHIFCAGGCTGPTQKDCIACRNFFDDGECKEECPPIRKYNPAAYILEANPEGKYAYGATCVKECPGHLLKDNGACVRSCPSDKMAKEGECVPCNGPCPKTCPGVAVLHSGNVDSFHNCTVIDGNLRILDQTFSGFQDIHPNYTLGDRYIPLHPDRLEVFSTVKEITGYLNIEGVHADFKNLSCFRNLEIIHGRQLMESLFAALSIVKSSLSSLEMRNLKRISSGSVVIQHNAKLCYVSNIRWSAIQKSNEQKQWINENLNTLECRKAGQVCSDQCNDDGCWGSGIDQCLNCKNFSYNGTCLSDCRNITNIYQFDAKTCKKCHPECRTCSGPGAEHCDECVHVRDEQHCVTVCPEDKYNDYGTCRKCHDTCEGCTGPKDTIGPGGCKTCNLAIINSDTSVERCLKRDDKCPAGYYWEYVHPQEHGSLKPLAGKAICRKCHPRCELCTNYGFHEQVCSKCVGYKRREQCEDECPADHYADEEKRECFECHSECKGCTGPGSDDCISCRNFKVFGEGDLGPYENSTMFNCTSKCPMEMPHVNYQSLNIGPYCVSSPPRGSKLTAGLDTKIIIIISVAIVVPVICILCVVTYLCRQKQKAKKETVKMTMALSGCEDSEPLRPSNIGANLCKLRIVKDAELRKGGVLGMGAFGRVFKGVWVPEGENVKIPVAIKELLKSSGAESSDEFLREAYIMASVEHGNLLKLLAVCMSSQMMLITQLMPLGCLLDYVRNNRDKIGSKALLNWSTQIAKGMSYLEEKRLVHRDLAARNVLVQTPSLVKITDFGLAKLLSSDSNEYKAAGGKMPIKWLALECIRNRVFTSKSDVWAFGVTIWELLTFGQRPHENIPAKDIPDHIEMGLKLEQPEICSLDIYCTLLSCWHLDAAMRPTFKQLTTVFAEFARDPGRYLVIPGDKFTRLPAYTSQDEKDLIRKLAPTTEGAESMVEADDYLQPKVAPGPSHRTDGTDEIPKLNRYCKDPSNKNPNGGLAGDDETDSNAREVGVGNLRLDLPVDEDDYLMPTGQGAGPTNNNNSQNPNHNVANPGGATAGYMDLIGVPVSVDNPEYLLNAQTLSAVELPIPTQTIGIPVMMGVPGTMEVKVAIPGSEPTSSDHEYYNDTQRELQPLHRNRNTETRV, translated from the exons TTTGCATCGGCACTAAATCACGCCTTTCAGTGCCCTCGAATCGGGATCATCATTATCGCAATCTCCGAGATCGTTACACCAATTGCACTTATGTCGATGGCAATCTGGAATTGACTTGGCTGCAGGATCCGAATTTGGATCTCAGTTTTCTCGATAACATACGTGAAGTCACCGGCTATATACTCATCAGTCATGTGGATGTCACTAAAGTGGTATTCCCAAA ACTACAAATTATACGTGGTCGCACACTCTTTAGCCTGACTGTGGATGAGGAGAAATATGCCCTCTTTACCACATACTCCAAAATGAATACCCTGGAGATGCCCGAGCTGAGGGATATCTTACAGGGCTGGGTTGGTTTCTTTAACAATTACAATTTGTGTTATATGCGCACCATCGACTGGCAAGAGATTCTCTCGGATGGCTTCTACAATTACACCTATGACTTCCAGGCGCCGGAGCGTGATTGTCCCAAGTGTCATGAGTCGTGCAAGCAGGGTTGCTGGGGCGAAGGGATTCAGAATTGTCAGCAGTTTAGCAAGAACCACTGTGCCCCTCAGTGCGCCAATGGCCGTTGTTATGGCAGCAAGCCTCGCGAATGCTGTCATATATTCTGTGCTGGCGGTTGCACAGGGCCCACTCAGAAGGATTGCATTGCATGCAGGAATTTCTTCGACGATGGCGAATGCAAGGAAGAGTGCCCGCCTATACGTAAATATAACCCAGCCGCCTATATACTCGAAGCGAATCCAGAAGGCAAATATGCCTATGGTGCGACCTGTGTTAAGGAGTGTCCCGGTCACTTGCTAAAGGATAACGGAGCTTGTGTGAGGAGTTGTCCATCGGATAAAATGGCCAAGGAGGGCGAATGTGTTCCCTGCAATGGTCCTTGCCCGAAAACATGCCCAGGCGTGGCAGTGCTCCATTCGGGCAATGTTGATTCCTTTCACAATTGCACAGTGATCGATGGTAATCTCCGTATACTGGATCAGACCTTTTCGGGTTTCCAGGACATTCATCCGAATTATACGTTGGGCGATCGTTACATCCCCTTGCATCCCGATCGCCTGGAAGTTTTCTCGACCGTAAAAGAAATCACAGGCTACTTGAATATCGAAGGTGTTCATGCGGATTTTAAGAATTTGTCATGCTTTCGCAATCTGGAAATCATTCACGGACGTCAGCTGATGGAGAGTTTATTTGCTGCTCTTTCCATTGTGAAATCGTCGTTGTCCAGTCTGGAGATGCGTAATTTGAAGAGGATTAGCTCTGGCAGCGTTGTCATTCAGCACAATGCAAAACTCTGCTATGTCAGCAACATTCGTTGGTCGGCCATCCAGAAATCCAATGAGCAGAAGCAATGGATCAATGAGAATCTTAATACCTTGGAATGCC GTAAAGCTGGTCAAGTGTGCTCAGATCAATGCAATGACGATGGTTGCTGGGGTTCGGGAATAGATCAGTGTTTGAACTGCAAGAATTTCAGCTACAATGGCACATGCTTATCCGATTGCCGCAATATAACCAA TATTTACCAATTCGATGCGAAGACATGCAAAAAATGTCATCCAGAATGCCGAACATGCTCGGGTCCCGGAGCAGAGCATTGCGATGAGTGTGTCCACGTGCGGGATGAGCAACATTGTGTCACCGTCTGTCCCGAGGACAAGTACAACGATTACGGCACATGCCGCAAATGTCACGACACATGCGAGGGATGCACAGGACCCAAAGATACCATCGGGCCTGGAGGCTGTAAGACCTGTAATCTGGCCATTATCAACAGCGACACATCGGTCGAACGCTGCCTTAAACGAGACGACAAATGCCCTGCTGGCTACTATTGGGAGTACGTTCATCCACAGGAACACGGTTCATTGAAACCTCTGGCGGGCAAAGCGATCTGTCGTAAATGTCATCCACGCTGCGAACTGTGCACCAACTACGGCTTCCACGAGCAAGTGTGTTCCAAGTGTGTGGGCTACAAGCGACGGGAACAATGTGAGGACGAATGTCCTGCGGATCACTATGCGGACGAGGAGAAGCGAGAGTGCTTTGAATGCCATTCAGAGTGTAAAGGCTGCACTGGACCCGGCTCGGATGATTGTATCTCGTGTCGCAACTTTAAGGTCTTCGGCGAGGGAGATCTGGGACCTTATGAGAACTCCACAATGTTCAACTGCACCTCCAAGTGTCCAATGGAAATGCCACATGTCAACTATCAGTCTCTGAATATTGGACCCTATTGCGTATCAAGTCCGCCGCGAGGTTCCAAACTGACAGCTGGCCTGGATaccaaaataataatcatcATAAGTGTTGCCATAGTTGTGCCTGTCATTTGCATCCTGTGCGTCGTCACTTATCTGTGCCGGCAAAAGCAAAAGGCCAAGAAGGAGACGGTTAAGATGACCATGGCTTTGTCCGGCTGTGAGGATTCCGAACCTCTGCGTCCTTCCAATATTGGAGCAAATCTCTGCAAACTGCGTATAGTCAAGGATGCGGAACTTCGTAAAGGAGGCGTCTTGGGCATGGGTGCATTTGGACGTGTGTTCAAGGGTGTCTGGGTACCAGAGGGTGAGAACGTGAAGATACCGGTTGCCATCAAGGAGCTGCTTAAGTCCTCCGGAGCGGAATCCAGCGATGAGTTCTTGCGCGAGGCCTACATCATGGCATCTGTGGAGCATGGCAATCTTCTCAAACTTCTGGCCGTTTGCATGTCCTCACAAATGATGTTGATTACCCAGCTGATGCCTTTGGGCTGCCTCTTGGACTATGTCCGCAATAATCGGGATAAGATTGGCTCAAAAGCTCTTCTCAATTGGTCCACCCAAATTGCCAAGGGCATGTCGTATCTGGAGGAGAAGCGTTTGGTACATCGCGACCTGGCGGCACGAAATGTCCTGGTGCAAACTCCCTCTTTGGTGAAAATCACAGACTTTGGCCTGGCTAAATTGTTGAGCAGCGACTCTAATGAGTATAAGGCGGCAGGTGGCAAAATGCCCATCAAATGGTTGGCCTTAGAATGCATAAGAAACCGCGTGTTCACCAGCAAATCGGATGTGTGGGCATTTGGAGTCACCATATGGGAACTATTGACCTTTGGACAACGCCCCCATGAGAATATACCAGCCAAGGACATACCCGATCACATCGAAATGGGACTTAAGCTGGAACAGCCGGAGATCTGCTCGCTGGACATTTATTGCACTCTGCTCTCTTGTTGGCACTTGGACGCTGCAATGCGCCCGACATTTAAGCAACTGACGACGGTCTTTGCCGAATTCGCTCGGGATCCGGGACGCTATCTGGTCATACCTGGCGACAAGTTCACCCGCCTTCCAGCCTACACTAGCCAAGACGAAAAGGATCTCATTAGAAAACTGGCGCCCACAACTGAAGGCGCTGAGTCTATGGTAGAGGCAGACGATTATCTGCAACCCAAGGTGGCTCCAGGGCCCAGTCATCGCACAGACGGCACAGATGAAATACCCAAACTGAATCGTTATTGTAAGGATCCCAGCAATAAGAATCCAAATGGAGGCCTTGCTGGCGATGATGAGACTGACTCAAATGCCCGTGAAGTGGGTGTGGGCAATCTACGTTTAGACTTGCCCGTCGACGAAGATGACTACCTAATGCCCACGGGTCAGGGAGCGGGTCCCACTAACAATAATAACAGCCAGAATCCAAATCACAATGTGGCCAATCCAGGTGGAGCTACAGCAGGCTACATGGATCTCATTGGAGTGCCTGTTAGTGTAGATAATCCAGAGTATCTACTCAATGCCCAAACATTGAGTGCCGTAGAGCTTCCCATACCCACTCAGACCATTGGAATTCCCGTAATGATGGGCGTTCCCGGCACAATGGAGGTGAAGGTGGCCATACCGGGCAGTGAGCCCACCAGTTCCGATCATGAGTACTACAACGATACTCAGCGAGAGCTGCAGCCACTTCATAGAAATCGAAACACTGAGACGAGAGTCTGA
- the LOC6637989 gene encoding epidermal growth factor receptor isoform X1 yields MLTFTLYGRRHSLGLPLLLLLLILALCPIWPAAAARERDRERLPRQQNSNRYSNRPRNGGNGNRNERRGNNINGNAGGLITSVASLSNGREDHPKHTEFVKGKICIGTKSRLSVPSNRDHHYRNLRDRYTNCTYVDGNLELTWLQDPNLDLSFLDNIREVTGYILISHVDVTKVVFPKLQIIRGRTLFSLTVDEEKYALFTTYSKMNTLEMPELRDILQGWVGFFNNYNLCYMRTIDWQEILSDGFYNYTYDFQAPERDCPKCHESCKQGCWGEGIQNCQQFSKNHCAPQCANGRCYGSKPRECCHIFCAGGCTGPTQKDCIACRNFFDDGECKEECPPIRKYNPAAYILEANPEGKYAYGATCVKECPGHLLKDNGACVRSCPSDKMAKEGECVPCNGPCPKTCPGVAVLHSGNVDSFHNCTVIDGNLRILDQTFSGFQDIHPNYTLGDRYIPLHPDRLEVFSTVKEITGYLNIEGVHADFKNLSCFRNLEIIHGRQLMESLFAALSIVKSSLSSLEMRNLKRISSGSVVIQHNAKLCYVSNIRWSAIQKSNEQKQWINENLNTLECRKAGQVCSDQCNDDGCWGSGIDQCLNCKNFSYNGTCLSDCRNITNIYQFDAKTCKKCHPECRTCSGPGAEHCDECVHVRDEQHCVTVCPEDKYNDYGTCRKCHDTCEGCTGPKDTIGPGGCKTCNLAIINSDTSVERCLKRDDKCPAGYYWEYVHPQEHGSLKPLAGKAICRKCHPRCELCTNYGFHEQVCSKCVGYKRREQCEDECPADHYADEEKRECFECHSECKGCTGPGSDDCISCRNFKVFGEGDLGPYENSTMFNCTSKCPMEMPHVNYQSLNIGPYCVSSPPRGSKLTAGLDTKIIIIISVAIVVPVICILCVVTYLCRQKQKAKKETVKMTMALSGCEDSEPLRPSNIGANLCKLRIVKDAELRKGGVLGMGAFGRVFKGVWVPEGENVKIPVAIKELLKSSGAESSDEFLREAYIMASVEHGNLLKLLAVCMSSQMMLITQLMPLGCLLDYVRNNRDKIGSKALLNWSTQIAKGMSYLEEKRLVHRDLAARNVLVQTPSLVKITDFGLAKLLSSDSNEYKAAGGKMPIKWLALECIRNRVFTSKSDVWAFGVTIWELLTFGQRPHENIPAKDIPDHIEMGLKLEQPEICSLDIYCTLLSCWHLDAAMRPTFKQLTTVFAEFARDPGRYLVIPGDKFTRLPAYTSQDEKDLIRKLAPTTEGAESMVEADDYLQPKVAPGPSHRTDGTDEIPKLNRYCKDPSNKNPNGGLAGDDETDSNAREVGVGNLRLDLPVDEDDYLMPTGQGAGPTNNNNSQNPNHNVANPGGATAGYMDLIGVPVSVDNPEYLLNAQTLSAVELPIPTQTIGIPVMMGVPGTMEVKVAIPGSEPTSSDHEYYNDTQRELQPLHRNRNTETRV; encoded by the exons TTTGCATCGGCACTAAATCACGCCTTTCAGTGCCCTCGAATCGGGATCATCATTATCGCAATCTCCGAGATCGTTACACCAATTGCACTTATGTCGATGGCAATCTGGAATTGACTTGGCTGCAGGATCCGAATTTGGATCTCAGTTTTCTCGATAACATACGTGAAGTCACCGGCTATATACTCATCAGTCATGTGGATGTCACTAAAGTGGTATTCCCAAA ACTACAAATTATACGTGGTCGCACACTCTTTAGCCTGACTGTGGATGAGGAGAAATATGCCCTCTTTACCACATACTCCAAAATGAATACCCTGGAGATGCCCGAGCTGAGGGATATCTTACAGGGCTGGGTTGGTTTCTTTAACAATTACAATTTGTGTTATATGCGCACCATCGACTGGCAAGAGATTCTCTCGGATGGCTTCTACAATTACACCTATGACTTCCAGGCGCCGGAGCGTGATTGTCCCAAGTGTCATGAGTCGTGCAAGCAGGGTTGCTGGGGCGAAGGGATTCAGAATTGTCAGCAGTTTAGCAAGAACCACTGTGCCCCTCAGTGCGCCAATGGCCGTTGTTATGGCAGCAAGCCTCGCGAATGCTGTCATATATTCTGTGCTGGCGGTTGCACAGGGCCCACTCAGAAGGATTGCATTGCATGCAGGAATTTCTTCGACGATGGCGAATGCAAGGAAGAGTGCCCGCCTATACGTAAATATAACCCAGCCGCCTATATACTCGAAGCGAATCCAGAAGGCAAATATGCCTATGGTGCGACCTGTGTTAAGGAGTGTCCCGGTCACTTGCTAAAGGATAACGGAGCTTGTGTGAGGAGTTGTCCATCGGATAAAATGGCCAAGGAGGGCGAATGTGTTCCCTGCAATGGTCCTTGCCCGAAAACATGCCCAGGCGTGGCAGTGCTCCATTCGGGCAATGTTGATTCCTTTCACAATTGCACAGTGATCGATGGTAATCTCCGTATACTGGATCAGACCTTTTCGGGTTTCCAGGACATTCATCCGAATTATACGTTGGGCGATCGTTACATCCCCTTGCATCCCGATCGCCTGGAAGTTTTCTCGACCGTAAAAGAAATCACAGGCTACTTGAATATCGAAGGTGTTCATGCGGATTTTAAGAATTTGTCATGCTTTCGCAATCTGGAAATCATTCACGGACGTCAGCTGATGGAGAGTTTATTTGCTGCTCTTTCCATTGTGAAATCGTCGTTGTCCAGTCTGGAGATGCGTAATTTGAAGAGGATTAGCTCTGGCAGCGTTGTCATTCAGCACAATGCAAAACTCTGCTATGTCAGCAACATTCGTTGGTCGGCCATCCAGAAATCCAATGAGCAGAAGCAATGGATCAATGAGAATCTTAATACCTTGGAATGCC GTAAAGCTGGTCAAGTGTGCTCAGATCAATGCAATGACGATGGTTGCTGGGGTTCGGGAATAGATCAGTGTTTGAACTGCAAGAATTTCAGCTACAATGGCACATGCTTATCCGATTGCCGCAATATAACCAA TATTTACCAATTCGATGCGAAGACATGCAAAAAATGTCATCCAGAATGCCGAACATGCTCGGGTCCCGGAGCAGAGCATTGCGATGAGTGTGTCCACGTGCGGGATGAGCAACATTGTGTCACCGTCTGTCCCGAGGACAAGTACAACGATTACGGCACATGCCGCAAATGTCACGACACATGCGAGGGATGCACAGGACCCAAAGATACCATCGGGCCTGGAGGCTGTAAGACCTGTAATCTGGCCATTATCAACAGCGACACATCGGTCGAACGCTGCCTTAAACGAGACGACAAATGCCCTGCTGGCTACTATTGGGAGTACGTTCATCCACAGGAACACGGTTCATTGAAACCTCTGGCGGGCAAAGCGATCTGTCGTAAATGTCATCCACGCTGCGAACTGTGCACCAACTACGGCTTCCACGAGCAAGTGTGTTCCAAGTGTGTGGGCTACAAGCGACGGGAACAATGTGAGGACGAATGTCCTGCGGATCACTATGCGGACGAGGAGAAGCGAGAGTGCTTTGAATGCCATTCAGAGTGTAAAGGCTGCACTGGACCCGGCTCGGATGATTGTATCTCGTGTCGCAACTTTAAGGTCTTCGGCGAGGGAGATCTGGGACCTTATGAGAACTCCACAATGTTCAACTGCACCTCCAAGTGTCCAATGGAAATGCCACATGTCAACTATCAGTCTCTGAATATTGGACCCTATTGCGTATCAAGTCCGCCGCGAGGTTCCAAACTGACAGCTGGCCTGGATaccaaaataataatcatcATAAGTGTTGCCATAGTTGTGCCTGTCATTTGCATCCTGTGCGTCGTCACTTATCTGTGCCGGCAAAAGCAAAAGGCCAAGAAGGAGACGGTTAAGATGACCATGGCTTTGTCCGGCTGTGAGGATTCCGAACCTCTGCGTCCTTCCAATATTGGAGCAAATCTCTGCAAACTGCGTATAGTCAAGGATGCGGAACTTCGTAAAGGAGGCGTCTTGGGCATGGGTGCATTTGGACGTGTGTTCAAGGGTGTCTGGGTACCAGAGGGTGAGAACGTGAAGATACCGGTTGCCATCAAGGAGCTGCTTAAGTCCTCCGGAGCGGAATCCAGCGATGAGTTCTTGCGCGAGGCCTACATCATGGCATCTGTGGAGCATGGCAATCTTCTCAAACTTCTGGCCGTTTGCATGTCCTCACAAATGATGTTGATTACCCAGCTGATGCCTTTGGGCTGCCTCTTGGACTATGTCCGCAATAATCGGGATAAGATTGGCTCAAAAGCTCTTCTCAATTGGTCCACCCAAATTGCCAAGGGCATGTCGTATCTGGAGGAGAAGCGTTTGGTACATCGCGACCTGGCGGCACGAAATGTCCTGGTGCAAACTCCCTCTTTGGTGAAAATCACAGACTTTGGCCTGGCTAAATTGTTGAGCAGCGACTCTAATGAGTATAAGGCGGCAGGTGGCAAAATGCCCATCAAATGGTTGGCCTTAGAATGCATAAGAAACCGCGTGTTCACCAGCAAATCGGATGTGTGGGCATTTGGAGTCACCATATGGGAACTATTGACCTTTGGACAACGCCCCCATGAGAATATACCAGCCAAGGACATACCCGATCACATCGAAATGGGACTTAAGCTGGAACAGCCGGAGATCTGCTCGCTGGACATTTATTGCACTCTGCTCTCTTGTTGGCACTTGGACGCTGCAATGCGCCCGACATTTAAGCAACTGACGACGGTCTTTGCCGAATTCGCTCGGGATCCGGGACGCTATCTGGTCATACCTGGCGACAAGTTCACCCGCCTTCCAGCCTACACTAGCCAAGACGAAAAGGATCTCATTAGAAAACTGGCGCCCACAACTGAAGGCGCTGAGTCTATGGTAGAGGCAGACGATTATCTGCAACCCAAGGTGGCTCCAGGGCCCAGTCATCGCACAGACGGCACAGATGAAATACCCAAACTGAATCGTTATTGTAAGGATCCCAGCAATAAGAATCCAAATGGAGGCCTTGCTGGCGATGATGAGACTGACTCAAATGCCCGTGAAGTGGGTGTGGGCAATCTACGTTTAGACTTGCCCGTCGACGAAGATGACTACCTAATGCCCACGGGTCAGGGAGCGGGTCCCACTAACAATAATAACAGCCAGAATCCAAATCACAATGTGGCCAATCCAGGTGGAGCTACAGCAGGCTACATGGATCTCATTGGAGTGCCTGTTAGTGTAGATAATCCAGAGTATCTACTCAATGCCCAAACATTGAGTGCCGTAGAGCTTCCCATACCCACTCAGACCATTGGAATTCCCGTAATGATGGGCGTTCCCGGCACAATGGAGGTGAAGGTGGCCATACCGGGCAGTGAGCCCACCAGTTCCGATCATGAGTACTACAACGATACTCAGCGAGAGCTGCAGCCACTTCATAGAAATCGAAACACTGAGACGAGAGTCTGA